The following proteins come from a genomic window of Phycodurus eques isolate BA_2022a chromosome 9, UOR_Pequ_1.1, whole genome shotgun sequence:
- the npy7r gene encoding neuropeptide Y receptor Y7, translating to MSPPDTSNSTGEWEAYETGVWTLPNGSMDLDHHGFHTDITKHLGVQITLITAYSLIILLGLLGNALVIYMIIRYRNMRTVTNFFIANLALADLLVDTFCLPFTLVYTLLDEWMFGAVLCHLVPFAQALSVHVSILTLTVIALERYRCIVFYLGQRLTWHSSFLIMAFTWTISAVLAAPLAIFREYRYEEIPSINLHIAVCSEKWPYGTNRDGVIYSLSMLLLQYIIPLAIISYAYICIWVKLKNHISPSTRNDSIMRRKKTTKMLALVVVVFAICWLPFHIFQLASDLDLVLNFKEYKLIYTVFHIVAMCSTFANPLLYGWMNKNYRNGFLMVFCCEDKPDSFHPEGSVRTRSMRRLTLNGRNGGHPPAAV from the coding sequence ATGAGCCCCCCAGACACATCTAACAGCACAGGAGAATGGGAGGCTTATGAAACCGGCGTGTGGACTCTGCCCAACGGAAGCATGGATTTAGACCATCATGGTTTCCATACAGACATTACCAAGCACCTCGGGGTGCAGATCACCCTCATCACAGCTTATTCCCTTATCATCCTGCTGGGGCTTCTCGGGAATGCTCTTGTTATTTACATGATCATCCGTTACAGGAACATGCGAACAGTGACAAACTTCTTCATAGCCAATTTAGCGCTCGCAGACCTGCTTGTTGACACGTTTTGCCTCCCCTTCACGCTGGTCTACACCCTGCTTGACGAGTGGATGTTCGGTGCGGTGCTGTGCCACCTGGTGCCCTTCGCCCAGGCACTGAGCGTGCACGTGTCCATCCTAACCCTGACAGTCATCGCCCTGGAGCGCTATCGCTGCATCGTCTTCTACCTGGGCCAGCGCCTCACGTGGCATTCCAGCTTCCTCATCATGGCTTTCACTTGGACTATCTCGGCGGTCCTGGCGGCACCCTTGGCCATCTTCAGAGAGTATCGCTATGAAGAGATCCCCTCCATTAATCTGCACATCGCTGTGTGCTCTGAGAAGTGGCCTTATGGGACCAACAGGGACGGCGTCATCTACAGCCTCTCCATGCTGCTCCTACAGTACATTATCCCTCTAGCGATCATCAGTTATGCTTATATTTGCATCTGGGTCAAGCTGAAGAATCACATCAGCCCATCTACTCGCAACGATAGCATTATGCGCCGCAAAAAGACCACCAAGATGTTGgctctggtggtggtggtgtttgcCATCTGTTGGCTCCCCTTCCACATATTTCAGCTGGCCAGTGATCTGGACCTGGTTCTCAATTTCAAGGAATATAAACTGATATACACAGTGTTCCATATTGTGGCTATGTGTTCCACTTTTGCCAACCCGCTCCTCTACGGCTGGATGAATAAAAACTACAGAAATGGATTCTTAATGGTCTTCTGCTGTGAGGATAAGCCGGATTCTTTCCACCCCGAAGGCTCCGTCAGGACTCGTTCTATGAGGCGGCTGACGCTCAACGGTCGTAATGGTGGACACCCGCCAGCTGCCGTGTGA